Proteins encoded within one genomic window of Synechococcus sp. PCC 7335:
- a CDS encoding YkgJ family cysteine cluster protein — protein sequence MEVSNMATWQCVKNCGACCELSPADRPDLADYLSPTELSLYLSMVGDDGWCIHYNQDQRTCSIYDQRPNFCRVQADTFEQLYNIEPDKLNDFAIECCEQQIDAIYGNISPEMNRFYEAIGVDTQVITIEGEADSSKQ from the coding sequence ATGGAAGTGAGTAATATGGCAACTTGGCAGTGTGTAAAAAACTGTGGTGCCTGCTGTGAGCTTAGCCCAGCGGATAGGCCAGATCTTGCTGACTACCTATCACCTACTGAGCTCAGTCTGTACCTGAGTATGGTCGGCGATGATGGCTGGTGCATTCACTACAACCAAGACCAGCGAACTTGCTCAATTTACGATCAGCGGCCAAACTTTTGCCGAGTACAAGCAGATACGTTTGAACAGCTCTACAACATTGAACCAGACAAACTCAACGACTTCGCGATTGAATGCTGTGAGCAGCAAATTGACGCTATATACGGCAATATAAGCCCAGAGATGAATCGGTTCTACGAGGCGATTGGTGTAGATACGCAGGTGATTACAATTGAGGGCGAAGCAGATAGTAGCAAGCAATGA
- a CDS encoding ABC transporter ATP-binding protein produces the protein MLKITRLSKQFGERQVLTELSLSLQPGEIYGLLGPNGAGKTTALNLLCGLLQPDSGEIMVQGRPVDRSTKRVIGVMPQQNLLYQSLTCAENLAFIARIYGLNKKETSRRVQICLESVNLSARSNSVVGNLSGGMQRRLSLAAAIVHQPKLVVLDEPSTGLDIEARYEVWELIRSLKQQGVTVLLTTHLLDEVERLCDRIGIIKQGRLLAEGTLEHLREQIPAKEVVVIDTDDEVGVIARAQSYGFTLRRYGRDLAFWVPELLELPQLLQRFSGLPINSISRRAVGLDHIYLEVTQNQSHHTIGREEEIPSLKVASAAV, from the coding sequence ATGCTAAAAATTACTCGTCTTTCAAAGCAGTTCGGTGAGCGACAGGTGCTGACCGAACTCTCGCTAAGCCTACAGCCTGGAGAAATATATGGATTGTTAGGTCCAAACGGGGCGGGTAAAACAACTGCACTGAACCTGCTATGCGGCCTACTACAGCCAGATAGCGGGGAGATTATGGTTCAAGGCCGGCCAGTTGATCGCTCAACTAAACGAGTGATAGGGGTGATGCCTCAACAAAATCTGCTCTATCAGAGTCTAACCTGCGCAGAGAATCTAGCTTTTATTGCTCGCATTTACGGCCTAAACAAAAAAGAAACATCGCGCAGAGTGCAGATATGTTTAGAATCTGTGAACTTATCAGCGCGTTCTAATAGCGTGGTCGGTAACCTGAGTGGTGGTATGCAGCGGCGACTAAGCCTAGCAGCGGCAATTGTTCATCAGCCAAAGCTGGTAGTGCTTGACGAACCCTCTACCGGGTTGGACATCGAGGCAAGATACGAAGTCTGGGAGTTGATTCGCTCGCTAAAGCAGCAGGGAGTGACAGTGCTGCTGACAACACACTTGCTCGATGAGGTAGAGCGGCTATGCGATCGCATTGGCATTATCAAACAGGGCAGACTGCTTGCAGAAGGGACGCTTGAGCATCTACGCGAGCAAATCCCTGCTAAAGAAGTGGTAGTGATTGATACCGATGATGAGGTCGGTGTGATTGCCCGCGCCCAGTCTTACGGATTTACGCTTCGGCGCTATGGTAGAGATTTAGCCTTTTGGGTGCCAGAACTTCTAGAGCTCCCACAGCTGCTACAGCGCTTTTCCGGGTTGCCTATCAACTCAATTTCTCGTCGCGCCGTAGGGTTGGACCATATCTATCTAGAAGTCACTCAAAATCAATCCCACCACACGATTGGGCGTGAAGAAGAAATCCCGTCGCTAAAAGTAGCCTCTGCGGCTGTTTGA
- a CDS encoding TMEM165/GDT1 family protein, which yields METPTAVKVGEQRSTNGFWSVFFSTFLTIFLAELGDKTQITTMLMSAESQSPLIVFAGAGLALISTSLIGVLLGQWLSKRVSEESLDTWAGILLLLITIGLVGDIVGS from the coding sequence ATCGAAACGCCGACTGCCGTCAAGGTTGGCGAGCAGCGTTCAACCAATGGCTTTTGGAGCGTTTTTTTCTCCACCTTCCTCACCATTTTTCTAGCAGAGTTAGGTGACAAAACACAGATAACCACAATGTTGATGAGCGCTGAATCACAATCGCCGCTGATAGTATTTGCTGGCGCGGGTTTAGCGTTAATATCAACTAGCTTGATTGGAGTTTTACTAGGTCAGTGGCTATCCAAACGCGTTTCAGAAGAGTCTTTAGACACTTGGGCAGGGATTCTACTGTTGCTGATTACCATCGGGTTAGTTGGTGATATTGTTGGCTCTTGA
- a CDS encoding lipopolysaccharide assembly protein LapA domain-containing protein, with protein sequence MVKLLVVVISTVLVISIAILSVQNATLIQLTFLNGQSVPLPIGIWISLALGVGMLGSALLLSLLSRKKSRP encoded by the coding sequence ATGGTGAAGCTTTTGGTCGTGGTCATTTCGACAGTTTTGGTCATCTCGATTGCCATCCTTTCCGTTCAAAATGCTACCTTGATCCAGCTAACCTTTCTAAATGGTCAGAGCGTTCCTCTGCCCATTGGCATCTGGATTTCCTTGGCGCTAGGCGTCGGCATGCTAGGCAGCGCTCTACTGCTGAGTCTCTTGAGTAGAAAGAAATCAAGACCATAG
- a CDS encoding DUF3082 domain-containing protein has translation MEESNSPTPTNASDIEDSDLESGQKPATPLRCFTGALMAATLSLLAYRLTISIAATFASKPIVSDNPVAVNISAAVRTLVTGIAALGAGVFGVAALGLTALGIQLIFKPDAQSSEATD, from the coding sequence ATGGAAGAGTCCAATTCGCCTACTCCGACTAACGCTTCAGACATTGAAGATTCAGATCTTGAAAGTGGTCAAAAGCCAGCAACACCGCTCCGCTGCTTTACAGGAGCGCTGATGGCAGCCACGCTTTCTCTACTGGCCTATCGGCTGACGATTTCGATTGCCGCAACCTTTGCTAGCAAGCCAATTGTTTCAGACAATCCGGTGGCAGTGAACATCTCGGCTGCGGTTCGGACACTGGTAACTGGCATAGCAGCTTTGGGAGCAGGCGTCTTTGGGGTAGCAGCATTAGGCCTAACGGCACTAGGTATTCAGCTAATTTTCAAGCCAGACGCTCAATCGTCAGAGGCTACCGATTGA
- a CDS encoding SpoIID/LytB domain-containing protein → MSANSNSFAKNWLFGLVNQTLGSNDQAVDGTGSRRQHGSALRWSLRWWGGMLLWLVLVLPAQAAVELRVAIGQDQDTVTIGSSTTAVIRNGSGEAIYQLPQLQGVSMESDTSDIDLVNDGTVLSESDAFWLEPANDGFVWINGSWYRGRVRVAQEGGKLLAINYVELEDYLYSVVGSEMPTSWPQAALQSQAVAARSYALYKQSRSKHPLYDLNATTTYQVYKGIEQEHPNTINAVDSTAREVVTYNGTVIEAIFHSSSGGGTENAADVWSSDVPYLRSVQDFDQGSPVYSWQETYTLTEFSHKIGDIGQIHTIGTAQLTPSGRVASITFAGEDGTRTLRGRDVRSALKLRSTRFDIDLNEDTEMITVTGSGYGHGVGMSQWGARTLAEKGWDYEQILNHYYQSTAIAQLEN, encoded by the coding sequence ATGTCTGCCAACTCTAATTCTTTCGCTAAAAACTGGCTTTTCGGTCTGGTCAACCAGACATTGGGGAGCAACGATCAGGCAGTTGACGGGACTGGTTCTAGGCGGCAGCATGGATCAGCGCTGCGATGGAGCTTGCGGTGGTGGGGTGGGATGCTCCTGTGGCTGGTGCTTGTGCTACCGGCGCAGGCCGCAGTCGAGCTAAGAGTAGCGATTGGGCAAGACCAGGACACCGTTACTATTGGTAGTTCTACGACAGCGGTTATCCGTAACGGCAGCGGCGAGGCAATCTATCAGCTTCCTCAGTTGCAAGGTGTCAGCATGGAATCTGATACTTCCGACATCGATTTAGTTAACGATGGCACAGTCTTATCTGAGTCGGATGCGTTTTGGCTAGAGCCTGCTAACGACGGGTTCGTTTGGATCAACGGCAGTTGGTACCGCGGCCGAGTGCGGGTAGCTCAAGAAGGCGGCAAACTACTCGCTATTAACTATGTAGAGTTGGAAGATTATCTGTATAGCGTAGTAGGTAGTGAAATGCCGACAAGCTGGCCACAAGCTGCGTTACAGTCTCAGGCAGTAGCCGCTAGATCTTACGCTTTGTACAAGCAATCGCGCTCTAAACATCCCCTCTACGACCTCAATGCAACCACTACTTACCAGGTATACAAGGGAATAGAACAAGAGCATCCCAACACCATTAACGCTGTCGATAGCACGGCCCGGGAGGTAGTGACCTACAATGGCACCGTTATCGAAGCCATCTTTCATTCGTCCTCGGGCGGCGGCACCGAGAATGCTGCAGACGTGTGGAGTAGCGACGTACCTTATCTACGCAGTGTTCAAGACTTCGATCAAGGCTCACCTGTCTACAGTTGGCAAGAAACCTATACCCTAACTGAGTTTAGTCATAAGATTGGCGACATTGGTCAGATCCATACTATTGGCACTGCTCAACTAACACCAAGTGGGCGAGTCGCATCTATTACCTTCGCAGGAGAGGACGGTACTAGAACCTTGCGAGGCCGAGATGTTCGCTCTGCACTAAAGCTGCGCAGTACTCGGTTTGACATTGACTTGAACGAAGATACAGAAATGATTACCGTTACTGGCTCAGGTTACGGCCACGGTGTCGGCATGAGTCAGTGGGGCGCCCGCACTCTAGCTGAAAAGGGCTGGGACTATGAGCAAATTTTGAACCATTACTATCAGAGCACCGCGATCGCCCAGCTAGAAAACTAA
- the psb30 gene encoding photosystem II reaction center protein Ycf12/Psb30 — protein MDFVLIAQLTMLALVVIAGPAIVFLLALRGGDL, from the coding sequence ATCGATTTTGTTTTGATCGCTCAGCTAACGATGCTGGCACTAGTGGTGATCGCTGGCCCTGCGATTGTGTTTCTGCTGGCACTTCGGGGCGGCGATCTATAA
- the ispD gene encoding 2-C-methyl-D-erythritol 4-phosphate cytidylyltransferase — protein MHLLIPAAGVGRRMGSDRNKLLLPLLSRPILAWTLIAAESASSLEWIGIICQPIDRPDIEAMVNQCQIQKPIQFIQGGDTRQASVFNGLQALPNQATHVLIHDGARCLATPALFDRCAKAALASKGFIAAVPVKDTIKQVNAQNVITSTPDRSQLWAAQTPQGFEVALLKQCHAKGQSEGWQVTDDAALLEKCGVPVSIVNGEETNLKVTTPVDLAIAQFILQKRKDTTA, from the coding sequence ATGCATTTACTGATTCCAGCAGCCGGGGTAGGCCGTCGCATGGGAAGCGATCGCAACAAACTCCTGCTTCCCCTACTGTCGCGTCCTATCCTTGCCTGGACTTTGATCGCCGCAGAGTCAGCTAGCAGCCTCGAGTGGATTGGCATTATCTGCCAGCCCATAGATCGCCCGGACATCGAGGCCATGGTCAATCAGTGCCAGATACAGAAGCCCATTCAATTCATCCAGGGCGGTGATACCCGGCAAGCCTCAGTCTTCAACGGGCTGCAGGCACTTCCAAACCAGGCTACGCACGTCTTGATTCACGATGGGGCCCGCTGTTTAGCTACGCCAGCACTGTTCGATCGCTGTGCTAAGGCGGCGCTAGCGTCAAAAGGATTTATTGCCGCGGTACCTGTGAAGGACACCATCAAGCAAGTCAATGCGCAAAACGTGATCACGAGCACGCCAGATCGTTCACAGCTATGGGCCGCGCAGACACCCCAAGGATTTGAAGTCGCGCTGCTAAAGCAGTGTCACGCCAAAGGACAAAGCGAAGGTTGGCAGGTAACCGATGATGCGGCGCTATTGGAAAAATGCGGTGTCCCTGTCAGCATAGTGAACGGAGAAGAGACTAATTTGAAAGTGACCACGCCAGTGGATCTAGCGATCGCGCAGTTCATCCTTCAAAAACGGAAAGATACCACAGCCTAG
- a CDS encoding TMEM165/GDT1 family protein, which yields MDFQLLFVTFAAVFISELGDKSQLAAMALGGSSASPKAVFLGSASALLLASFVSVILGESTALFLPEKIVKGIAAIGFGLLAVRLLWPEAEASKETANSLLSDDLLDQIPSAD from the coding sequence ATGGATTTTCAGCTATTATTTGTGACATTTGCAGCAGTCTTTATCTCTGAGCTAGGCGATAAAAGTCAACTGGCCGCGATGGCCCTTGGCGGCTCTTCTGCTTCCCCTAAAGCGGTCTTTCTAGGATCTGCAAGTGCTTTACTATTGGCTTCTTTTGTCAGCGTGATTCTAGGCGAAAGTACAGCGCTCTTTCTGCCTGAAAAGATTGTCAAAGGCATTGCGGCAATCGGATTCGGACTCCTCGCAGTGCGATTGCTGTGGCCAGAAGCTGAAGCGTCCAAAGAGACAGCCAACAGCCTTCTAAGTGATGACCTACTTGATCAAATACCTAGCGCAGACTAG
- the cobO gene encoding cob(I)yrinic acid a,c-diamide adenosyltransferase yields the protein MTSSNASDQTQLDQTATQLDEEATQTGLSEAQYKRKMKRRKEVQQERLASRSAEKGLIVVNTGNGKGKTTAALGMVLRSLGHGFKVAIVQFIKGGWEPAEKAALSHWPDQLAFHAMGEGFTWETQDRDRDIQTAQAAWEKALAYIRDPDYRTVLLDEVNIALKLGYLSIDQVLAGIEEKPEMNHLILTGRGAPAELIERADLVTEMTLIKHPFKEQGIKAQAGIEF from the coding sequence ATGACTAGCTCAAATGCTTCTGATCAAACACAGCTCGACCAGACGGCTACCCAGTTAGATGAAGAAGCAACGCAGACAGGATTAAGTGAAGCCCAGTACAAGCGCAAAATGAAACGGCGCAAAGAGGTTCAGCAGGAGCGATTAGCCAGTCGTAGCGCAGAGAAAGGACTGATTGTTGTCAATACGGGGAACGGCAAAGGCAAGACGACGGCGGCGTTAGGCATGGTGCTGCGATCGCTTGGTCATGGGTTTAAAGTGGCGATTGTTCAGTTCATTAAGGGTGGCTGGGAGCCAGCAGAAAAAGCGGCCCTGAGCCATTGGCCAGATCAGCTGGCGTTTCATGCGATGGGTGAGGGCTTTACCTGGGAGACGCAAGATCGCGATCGCGATATCCAAACCGCTCAAGCCGCTTGGGAGAAGGCGCTGGCATACATTCGCGACCCAGACTACCGTACCGTATTGCTCGATGAAGTCAACATCGCTCTGAAGCTAGGATATTTATCCATCGATCAAGTATTAGCGGGCATAGAGGAAAAGCCCGAGATGAATCACCTCATCTTGACGGGTAGAGGCGCACCGGCTGAACTGATTGAGCGCGCCGATCTAGTCACGGAAATGACTTTGATCAAGCACCCTTTCAAAGAGCAAGGGATAAAGGCGCAAGCGGGCATTGAATTCTAG
- a CDS encoding DUF4149 domain-containing protein: MTNLSNLSSKLSRRQFSWDAFVLLLVTFWLSSSVLLDFVMMPMMYESGMMNTPDFATAGYSLFWVFNRVEILCAAAILTGLLVLRQNRTQYDVIASGSRSRWALWLSGALFVIALVYTYLLTPQMGALGLNLSGEFFDPITPQMNLMHLLYWALEATKLAAAGLLMKLCYRDMANSL; encoded by the coding sequence ATGACTAATCTCTCTAATCTGTCTTCAAAGCTTTCTCGGCGTCAGTTTAGCTGGGATGCGTTTGTTCTGCTGCTAGTGACTTTCTGGCTAAGTAGTAGTGTCTTGCTAGACTTTGTCATGATGCCGATGATGTACGAATCTGGCATGATGAACACGCCTGATTTTGCGACGGCAGGCTACAGCCTGTTTTGGGTGTTCAATCGGGTTGAGATTCTATGTGCAGCGGCGATTTTGACCGGGCTGTTGGTGCTGCGTCAAAACAGGACTCAGTATGACGTGATCGCTAGTGGTTCTCGCAGTCGCTGGGCGCTTTGGCTAAGTGGTGCTTTGTTTGTGATTGCCTTGGTCTATACCTACCTACTCACTCCGCAGATGGGCGCACTTGGCCTTAATCTCAGTGGTGAGTTTTTTGACCCTATCACACCTCAAATGAACCTAATGCACCTACTGTATTGGGCGCTAGAAGCGACGAAACTAGCCGCTGCTGGTCTATTAATGAAGCTCTGCTATCGCGATATGGCCAACAGTCTATAA
- a CDS encoding CPBP family intramembrane glutamic endopeptidase codes for MTPKRIVLSVLTLLVAWVMGNSLFSSLGEPQVGNQLQLYQTDLLVQASEWSGSGLPEAEVQQFRQAVFGEDALESATEQYKEVRKEAATGLARLQQQLESSPGPDIERTQKLMATARSQEALIDQIDLRLGMIEAQTGDVAEAVSTWKKLSQKGTKDTRKVLSAPTVTATVLADLWKDPPITHPETADVINNNLRGWYRESALARLYETTGQSELLAQVETTQADTAESTLIRLSVISLLPSLGGLLGVGLLIALVAQRILRGKESILAITQTPWEVPWNWEVVWLVIVGGFLFIGQLALPLVLQVGLLLTQSGSLQTASLTDSGLAAAATILGLNSRGKALYSLVFYLLMAASTLGVLYWAIRQYLPLSKAWFRFELAGRWPLWGGGGYLVALPLMLGVSALNQQIWQGQGGNNPILQLVLEERDPVALGMFLFTAAIAAPIFEEILFRGFLLPSLTRYMSTWTAIGLSSLIFATAHLSFSEVLPLTVLGAILGFVYAKSRNLMSSILLHSTWNSITMIGLFLLGSGS; via the coding sequence ATGACCCCTAAGCGAATTGTTCTCTCTGTTTTGACACTGCTCGTGGCGTGGGTGATGGGGAATTCACTTTTTAGCAGTCTTGGTGAACCGCAGGTTGGCAATCAGCTTCAGCTCTATCAAACTGACCTATTAGTTCAAGCTAGCGAATGGAGCGGCAGCGGCTTGCCGGAGGCTGAAGTTCAACAGTTTCGCCAAGCTGTCTTTGGAGAAGACGCCCTAGAATCGGCTACTGAACAATACAAAGAGGTACGCAAAGAAGCGGCTACCGGCCTTGCCCGTTTGCAGCAGCAGCTTGAGAGCTCACCGGGGCCAGATATTGAACGCACTCAAAAGCTGATGGCTACTGCCAGGTCGCAAGAGGCTTTAATTGACCAAATCGATCTGCGCTTAGGGATGATAGAAGCGCAGACAGGGGATGTAGCAGAGGCTGTTTCTACTTGGAAGAAGCTATCTCAAAAGGGTACGAAAGACACTCGCAAAGTTTTATCAGCGCCAACAGTCACTGCTACAGTACTTGCCGATCTTTGGAAAGATCCGCCAATTACTCACCCCGAAACAGCAGATGTGATTAACAATAATCTTAGGGGCTGGTATCGAGAGTCGGCGCTTGCCAGGCTGTATGAGACAACAGGTCAAAGCGAATTACTCGCGCAAGTTGAAACGACACAGGCCGACACCGCAGAGAGTACACTAATCCGACTTAGCGTGATTAGCCTGCTGCCTTCTTTAGGGGGTCTGCTAGGTGTTGGACTATTGATTGCGCTAGTCGCTCAGCGGATACTCAGAGGGAAGGAATCTATCTTGGCGATTACGCAGACTCCTTGGGAAGTGCCTTGGAATTGGGAAGTGGTTTGGCTAGTTATTGTCGGCGGCTTCTTATTTATCGGCCAGCTGGCGCTACCTTTAGTCTTGCAAGTAGGGTTGCTGCTTACTCAATCAGGCAGTTTACAGACTGCTAGTCTAACTGATTCAGGCTTAGCTGCAGCGGCCACTATCTTAGGATTAAACAGCCGAGGGAAAGCGCTGTACTCTCTGGTGTTCTACCTATTGATGGCGGCAAGCACGCTAGGCGTATTGTACTGGGCTATCAGGCAATATTTACCACTTTCTAAAGCATGGTTTCGCTTTGAGCTGGCTGGTCGGTGGCCGCTGTGGGGAGGGGGCGGTTACCTTGTAGCGCTGCCTCTGATGCTAGGTGTCTCAGCCTTGAATCAGCAGATTTGGCAAGGGCAAGGAGGGAACAATCCGATCCTTCAGCTGGTGCTAGAAGAGCGCGATCCGGTGGCGCTAGGAATGTTTTTGTTTACAGCTGCGATCGCCGCTCCTATTTTTGAAGAGATTTTATTTCGAGGGTTTTTACTTCCCTCGCTCACTCGCTATATGTCAACCTGGACAGCGATCGGGCTGAGCAGCTTGATTTTTGCGACGGCACACCTAAGTTTTTCAGAAGTTTTACCGCTGACAGTACTAGGCGCTATCTTAGGATTCGTGTACGCTAAGTCGCGAAATTTGATGTCTTCAATTCTGCTACATAGCACCTGGAATAGCATCACTATGATTGGTCTGTTCCTGCTAGGCAGTGGCAGTTAG
- a CDS encoding glycosyltransferase family 9 protein, which translates to MRILAIVPGGISDQLLFFPALEDIKRVYPNAEIGVVAEPKASPAYRVSKIVDTIIPFSFSAANSPSDWANLLGNVRDREYEVVLTTDLSWSMGLLLWLSGVPTRVTLEGTSAPYFYTRVLPDSAQSSHYQADRYHNLLSAIGIEGPTPALSVNVPEADLAWAKELRDRLGLKDGYVLMYPGPDTGSAEAGARFPVPSWQAVIKDFREKQPQMPIVLLQTEGSIPQINALRVGDDKLIVANAENLGQAAAVIAGADLLLTPDSYVMQLSTALKVFTLALFGKNKPAEMLPAAKGEETRFLGIASKTNLIADIPPETVLEKVWGG; encoded by the coding sequence ATGCGCATACTGGCCATAGTCCCTGGTGGCATCAGTGATCAGCTTTTGTTTTTTCCAGCTTTAGAAGATATTAAGCGGGTTTACCCAAATGCTGAGATTGGTGTTGTCGCCGAGCCCAAGGCATCTCCCGCCTACCGAGTCTCAAAAATTGTCGATACCATCATCCCGTTTTCGTTCTCGGCTGCTAATAGTCCCTCCGATTGGGCTAATCTGCTAGGCAATGTGCGTGATAGAGAATATGAAGTGGTGCTCACGACCGACCTGAGCTGGTCGATGGGCCTATTGCTCTGGCTTAGCGGCGTGCCAACTAGGGTAACGCTCGAAGGCACAAGCGCCCCTTACTTCTACACCAGGGTCCTGCCAGATAGTGCCCAATCCTCTCACTATCAAGCGGATCGCTATCATAATCTGCTATCGGCTATCGGCATTGAAGGACCTACGCCAGCACTATCGGTGAATGTGCCAGAAGCAGATCTAGCTTGGGCAAAGGAACTGCGCGATCGCCTTGGCCTCAAAGATGGCTATGTCTTGATGTATCCAGGTCCAGACACCGGTAGTGCTGAGGCAGGTGCGCGCTTCCCAGTGCCTAGCTGGCAGGCTGTGATTAAAGATTTTCGAGAAAAGCAGCCCCAGATGCCAATCGTACTCCTTCAAACAGAAGGCAGTATTCCACAAATCAATGCGCTAAGAGTCGGCGACGACAAACTAATTGTGGCCAACGCTGAGAATCTAGGTCAGGCCGCCGCCGTTATTGCGGGCGCAGATCTGCTGCTGACCCCTGATAGCTATGTTATGCAGCTATCAACTGCCCTTAAAGTGTTTACGTTAGCGTTGTTTGGTAAGAACAAGCCGGCGGAAATGCTGCCGGCAGCCAAAGGCGAAGAAACCCGTTTCTTAGGAATTGCTTCGAAAACAAATCTAATTGCTGATATCCCACCTGAGACAGTATTAGAAAAGGTCTGGGGAGGATAA